The Castellaniella sp. genome includes a window with the following:
- a CDS encoding Rne/Rng family ribonuclease, translated as MKRMLFNATHQEELRVAIVDGQKLIDLDIETAGREQRKGNIYKGVITRIEPGLEACFVSYGEERHGFLPFKEVARSYFKEGVDVRSARIQDALTEGQELIIQVEKEERGNKGAALTTFISLAGRYLVLMPNNPRGGGVSRRVEGEDRQELREAMDQLDIPAGMSMIARTAGIGRSVEELQWDLNYLMQLWTAIDGAARENKAPILIYLESSLVIRAIRDYFSLEIGEILIDTDDIHDQALAFMSVVMPDNVSRVKRYHDDVPLFSRFQIEHQIETAYSRTVTLPSGGAIVIDHTEALVAVDVNSARSTRGADIEETAVRTNLEAADEVARQLRLRDLGGLIVIDFIDMEDGKNQRAVEQRLRDALHFDRARVQMGKISRFGLMELSRQRLRPALNEGSHVTCPRCTGTGVIRDAESSALHVLRLLQEEAMKEGTAALHAQVPVDVATFLLNEKRHDISQIEARLKVNLVLIPNKSLETPHHHIERLRHDDPRLDDNKTSFELAQEPEDKLVWQPNKAQEAGTRPEALVKSIQPAQPAPPHVDRPAKSASAAPAPADTGGFFKRILAWFSGASAPASTPTEKPSTSPASSDEKPRRGGGGRHQGRRADGRNHHRTDRAPRGEKSESTEARTDRSDRSDEARHEPRHGARRGRSGSDRNAEERDIQLDKPIAQASPEASTDGGDSRRGRNSNSRRGRGRTRQDEVQDTVATPEAESSVSTVVETKLAVAAASTAPASNFIDILPPQAETMASAGPDIDIDEDGDTETPDPERKRRRRRGRRGRRTNEAGESTNSHDGDDSTMPNEASDLETHETPRFDPQALDVTTEAPQPVVAPLVAVETAQVITTIETVTPAEIHPVAQTPAAAETAVAVETAVAVETAVVIEPVTTEVTAAADAIKTTAAAENAAAEPIETVDTVQAVETEQAAQAIETVSSVDTVAQADAEIVATAAVQAVQVIDAPQQAVEAAPQASTSATAAASQAIVLPPLAESLQNTGMQMIETRTSAAPAAPVDAPKLGRARKTVAQRTEEPLQQVETSH; from the coding sequence ATGAAACGCATGCTGTTCAATGCGACGCACCAAGAAGAACTACGCGTCGCGATTGTCGATGGTCAAAAACTCATCGACCTGGACATCGAAACCGCCGGGCGCGAGCAGCGCAAAGGCAATATTTATAAAGGTGTCATTACCCGCATAGAACCAGGTCTCGAAGCCTGCTTCGTCAGCTACGGCGAGGAACGCCACGGCTTTCTGCCCTTCAAAGAGGTCGCTCGCAGCTACTTCAAGGAAGGCGTGGATGTGCGTTCCGCCCGGATACAAGATGCCCTGACTGAAGGTCAGGAACTCATTATCCAGGTCGAAAAAGAAGAACGCGGCAACAAGGGCGCTGCCCTGACCACGTTTATTTCATTGGCGGGCCGCTACCTGGTCCTGATGCCCAATAACCCGCGCGGCGGCGGCGTTTCGCGCCGCGTCGAAGGCGAAGACCGCCAAGAACTGCGCGAAGCCATGGACCAGCTGGATATCCCGGCCGGCATGAGCATGATTGCACGCACGGCCGGCATCGGCCGCAGCGTCGAAGAACTGCAATGGGATCTGAACTACCTGATGCAGCTCTGGACGGCCATCGACGGGGCTGCCCGTGAAAACAAGGCTCCCATCCTGATTTATCTGGAATCCAGCCTTGTCATTCGCGCCATCCGCGATTATTTCTCGCTGGAAATCGGCGAAATCCTGATCGATACCGACGACATCCACGACCAGGCCCTGGCCTTCATGAGCGTGGTCATGCCGGATAACGTCAGCCGCGTCAAGCGTTACCACGATGACGTGCCCCTGTTTTCCCGCTTCCAGATCGAACACCAGATCGAAACGGCCTACTCCCGCACGGTGACCCTGCCTTCAGGCGGCGCCATCGTCATCGATCACACCGAAGCCCTGGTGGCCGTGGACGTGAACTCGGCACGCTCCACACGCGGTGCCGACATCGAGGAAACTGCGGTACGCACGAACCTCGAAGCAGCCGACGAAGTCGCCCGCCAGTTGCGCCTGCGCGACTTGGGCGGCCTGATCGTGATCGACTTCATCGACATGGAAGACGGCAAGAATCAGCGCGCCGTCGAGCAGCGCCTGCGCGATGCCTTGCACTTTGACCGAGCCCGCGTACAGATGGGCAAGATCTCCCGCTTCGGCCTGATGGAGCTATCCCGCCAGCGCCTGCGGCCAGCCCTCAACGAGGGTTCGCACGTCACCTGCCCACGCTGCACCGGCACCGGTGTCATTCGCGACGCCGAGTCCAGCGCCCTGCATGTGCTGCGCCTGCTGCAAGAAGAAGCCATGAAGGAAGGCACCGCCGCCCTGCACGCCCAAGTGCCGGTGGACGTCGCCACCTTCCTGCTGAATGAAAAGCGCCACGACATCAGCCAGATCGAAGCACGCCTCAAGGTCAATCTGGTCCTGATCCCGAATAAATCCCTGGAAACACCGCACCACCACATCGAGCGCCTGCGCCACGACGATCCACGGCTGGATGACAATAAAACCAGCTTCGAACTCGCCCAGGAACCTGAAGACAAGCTCGTCTGGCAGCCCAATAAAGCCCAAGAGGCCGGCACCCGCCCCGAGGCGCTGGTCAAAAGCATCCAACCGGCCCAGCCTGCGCCACCGCACGTCGACCGGCCTGCAAAGTCCGCGTCGGCCGCTCCGGCGCCAGCCGACACCGGTGGTTTCTTCAAGCGCATCCTCGCCTGGTTCTCCGGCGCTTCTGCGCCAGCCAGCACACCGACGGAAAAGCCGTCAACCAGCCCCGCCAGCTCGGACGAAAAACCACGCCGTGGCGGCGGTGGTCGCCACCAGGGCCGCCGCGCCGATGGCCGCAATCACCACCGAACCGACCGCGCCCCACGCGGTGAAAAGTCCGAATCCACCGAAGCGCGCACAGATCGCTCGGACCGATCGGACGAGGCTCGTCACGAACCACGCCACGGCGCACGCCGCGGCCGCAGCGGGTCGGATCGCAATGCCGAAGAACGCGATATCCAGTTGGACAAGCCGATCGCACAGGCATCCCCGGAAGCCAGCACGGACGGCGGCGATTCCCGCCGTGGCCGCAATAGCAACAGCCGCCGTGGCCGTGGCCGCACGCGCCAGGACGAGGTCCAGGATACCGTGGCAACGCCCGAGGCCGAGAGCAGCGTCAGCACTGTGGTCGAAACCAAGCTTGCTGTTGCAGCAGCCAGCACGGCACCTGCATCCAACTTCATCGACATCCTGCCGCCACAAGCAGAGACCATGGCCTCTGCGGGCCCTGACATCGACATAGACGAAGATGGCGATACCGAGACCCCTGATCCCGAGCGCAAGCGCCGCCGCCGCCGTGGCCGCCGTGGCCGCCGCACCAACGAGGCTGGCGAGTCCACCAACAGCCACGATGGCGACGACAGCACCATGCCCAACGAAGCATCGGATCTCGAAACGCACGAAACACCACGCTTCGATCCCCAGGCCCTGGATGTGACGACCGAGGCCCCACAACCCGTGGTTGCACCGCTTGTCGCTGTCGAGACGGCCCAGGTCATCACGACCATCGAGACAGTCACCCCTGCTGAGATCCATCCTGTGGCTCAAACTCCCGCAGCGGCAGAAACTGCTGTTGCAGTCGAAACTGCTGTTGCGGTAGAAACTGCTGTCGTGATCGAACCCGTCACGACGGAGGTCACCGCCGCTGCCGACGCCATCAAGACGACAGCCGCGGCAGAAAACGCCGCAGCCGAACCCATCGAGACCGTCGATACGGTGCAGGCAGTAGAAACCGAACAAGCCGCTCAAGCCATTGAAACAGTCTCCTCGGTGGATACAGTGGCCCAGGCGGACGCAGAAATCGTGGCGACGGCGGCTGTCCAAGCTGTCCAAGTCATTGACGCGCCACAGCAAGCCGTCGAAGCAGCCCCACAGGCCTCGACCTCGGCGACAGCAGCAGCCAGCCAAGCAATCGTCCTGCCCCCCCTGGCTGAGTCCCTGCAAAATACCGGCATGCAGATGATTGAAACCCGGACAAGTGCAGCCCCGGCAGCGCCTGTTGACGCCCCGAAGCTTGGCCGCGCCCGTAAAACCGTCGCACAACGGACAGAGGAACCCCTGCAACAGGTGGAAACCTCACACTGA
- the accD gene encoding acetyl-CoA carboxylase, carboxyltransferase subunit beta: MSWFEKILPPRINRHSDATSKRVPEGLWVKCPSCESVLYKEDLQATFNVCPKCSHHMRIGARARIDSLMDPEGRTEIGAQTRPMDPLKFKDSRRYPERVTEATKQTGESEAMVVVSGTILSVPAVLACFEFAFMGGSMGSVVGERFARGIQAAIEQRMPFICVSSSGGARMQESLFSLMQMAKTTAMLHQLSDAGLPFISILTDPTMGGVSASFAFMGDVVIAEPNALIGFAGPRVIEQTVREKLPEGFQRAEFLLTKGAIDRVIDRRELQAEVAHLLALFTRQPIEVVAKIA; the protein is encoded by the coding sequence ATGAGCTGGTTCGAAAAGATACTGCCTCCCCGCATCAATCGCCATAGCGATGCCACGTCCAAACGCGTGCCCGAAGGCCTATGGGTCAAGTGCCCATCCTGCGAGTCCGTACTCTATAAGGAAGACCTGCAGGCCACCTTCAATGTCTGCCCCAAGTGCAGCCATCATATGCGGATTGGTGCTCGTGCCCGGATCGATTCCCTGATGGACCCAGAGGGCCGCACCGAAATCGGTGCCCAGACGCGCCCCATGGACCCGCTGAAATTCAAGGACTCGCGTCGATATCCCGAGCGCGTCACCGAGGCCACCAAACAAACCGGTGAATCCGAGGCCATGGTTGTGGTCAGTGGCACCATTCTGTCGGTGCCCGCCGTGTTGGCCTGCTTTGAATTTGCGTTCATGGGGGGCTCCATGGGCTCTGTGGTGGGTGAACGTTTCGCACGTGGCATCCAGGCCGCCATTGAGCAGCGCATGCCTTTTATCTGTGTGTCGTCCTCGGGCGGTGCGCGCATGCAGGAATCCCTGTTTTCCCTGATGCAGATGGCCAAGACCACTGCCATGCTGCATCAGTTGTCCGATGCGGGCCTGCCGTTCATCAGTATCCTGACCGATCCCACCATGGGGGGCGTGTCGGCCTCCTTCGCCTTCATGGGCGATGTGGTGATTGCCGAGCCCAATGCCTTGATTGGTTTTGCTGGGCCGCGCGTCATCGAGCAGACCGTGCGTGAAAAGTTGCCGGAAGGCTTTCAGCGGGCTGAATTTCTGTTGACCAAAGGCGCTATCGACCGGGTCATCGACCGTCGCGAACTCCAGGCCGAAGTCGCCCATCTATTGGCTTTGTTCACGCGCCAGCCCATCGAGGTCGTCGCCAAGATCGCCTGA
- the trpA gene encoding tryptophan synthase subunit alpha, which yields MTAAASNQRLAACFGGLSGRTALIPYITAGDPLAGSTPDLMHALVAAGADVIELGVPFSDPMADGPVIQQAGERAIAAGVSLTRVLAIVAEFRQRDKRTPVVLMGYANPVECLGQQVFADQAAAAGVDGVLVVDYTPEESADFAARLSAVGLDSIYLLAPTSTEARMKAIARLARGYVYYVSLKGVTGAGNLDTDDVARHLATIRRHVAIPVGVGFGIRDAASAARVAAHADAVVIGSKLIQILEDTSRRDGPQAAIQAVAGWLADVRQDIDKIQKG from the coding sequence TTGACAGCTGCAGCATCCAATCAACGCCTGGCCGCTTGTTTCGGCGGCCTGTCGGGGCGCACGGCCTTGATTCCCTACATTACCGCAGGCGATCCGCTGGCCGGGTCCACACCTGATCTCATGCATGCTCTGGTGGCAGCCGGGGCGGATGTCATCGAGCTGGGGGTGCCGTTCTCTGATCCCATGGCCGATGGCCCCGTGATCCAGCAGGCAGGCGAGCGTGCCATTGCCGCTGGGGTCAGCTTGACCCGGGTGCTGGCCATCGTGGCTGAATTCCGTCAACGCGACAAGCGGACCCCGGTGGTCTTGATGGGGTACGCCAATCCGGTCGAGTGCCTCGGCCAGCAAGTTTTTGCCGATCAGGCTGCTGCTGCCGGCGTGGATGGTGTTCTGGTGGTGGATTACACACCGGAAGAATCCGCCGACTTTGCCGCCCGGTTGTCCGCTGTCGGCCTGGACTCGATTTATCTGTTGGCGCCTACGTCCACCGAAGCCCGCATGAAAGCCATCGCCCGTCTGGCACGTGGCTACGTCTATTATGTGTCCCTCAAGGGGGTCACGGGGGCTGGCAATCTGGATACCGATGATGTGGCGCGACATTTGGCCACCATTCGCCGCCATGTTGCCATTCCCGTCGGGGTGGGTTTTGGCATCCGCGATGCCGCCAGTGCGGCGCGTGTCGCCGCCCATGCCGATGCTGTCGTCATCGGCAGCAAACTCATCCAAATCCTCGAAGATACCTCGCGCCGCGATGGCCCCCAGGCGGCTATTCAGGCCGTGGCTGGATGGTTGGCCGACGTGCGCCAGGACATCGATAAAATTCAAAAAGGCTAA
- the trpB gene encoding tryptophan synthase subunit beta, translated as MKPYHLPDAQGHFGQFGGSFVAETLVHALDALRDAYQQYRDDPEFLREFADELEHFVGRPSPVYHARRWSQQLGGAQIWFKREDLNHTGAHKVNNCIGQALLARRMGKARVIAETGAGQHGVATATVAARYGLECVVYMGSEDVRRQASNVYRMKLLGAQVVPVESGSRTLKDALNEAMRDWVAHVEDTFYIIGTVAGPHPYPQMVRDFQTIIGRECLEQMPRDAGRQPDYVVASVGGGSNAIGIFHPYIEHESVHLIGVEAAGQGLDSGHHAASLNRGVVGVLHGNRTYLLQDANGQITETHSISAGLDYPGVGPEHAWLKDVGRAQYVGITDQEALAAFHECCRIEGIMPALESAHAIAYATKLAPTLSPDQIILVNVSGRGDKDMHTVAEYSGITL; from the coding sequence TTGAAACCCTATCATTTGCCGGATGCCCAGGGGCATTTCGGACAGTTTGGCGGTTCGTTCGTGGCCGAAACCCTGGTGCATGCCCTGGATGCCTTGCGGGATGCCTATCAGCAATACCGTGACGATCCGGAGTTCCTGCGCGAGTTCGCCGACGAACTTGAACACTTTGTCGGGCGTCCCAGCCCCGTCTATCATGCGCGACGCTGGTCGCAACAGTTGGGCGGCGCCCAGATCTGGTTCAAGCGTGAAGACCTCAATCACACCGGCGCCCATAAGGTCAATAATTGCATTGGCCAGGCCTTGCTGGCCCGACGCATGGGCAAAGCCCGCGTCATTGCCGAGACCGGGGCCGGTCAGCATGGGGTGGCCACCGCCACCGTGGCGGCACGCTACGGCCTGGAATGCGTGGTCTATATGGGTAGTGAAGATGTCCGCCGTCAGGCATCCAATGTCTACCGCATGAAGCTCTTGGGCGCCCAGGTGGTGCCGGTCGAATCCGGCTCGCGCACCCTCAAGGACGCACTCAACGAGGCCATGCGGGATTGGGTTGCCCACGTCGAGGACACCTTTTATATTATCGGGACGGTGGCTGGGCCACATCCTTATCCCCAGATGGTGCGCGACTTCCAGACCATCATCGGCCGTGAATGCCTGGAGCAAATGCCGCGTGATGCGGGCCGCCAGCCCGACTACGTGGTCGCGTCGGTCGGAGGGGGCTCCAATGCCATCGGTATTTTCCACCCCTATATCGAACACGAATCCGTCCATCTGATCGGGGTCGAGGCTGCCGGTCAGGGCCTGGACAGCGGGCATCATGCCGCATCGCTTAATCGCGGTGTGGTGGGGGTGCTGCACGGCAATCGCACGTATTTGCTGCAGGACGCCAATGGCCAGATCACCGAGACCCATTCCATCTCCGCTGGCCTGGATTACCCGGGCGTTGGCCCGGAACACGCTTGGCTGAAGGATGTCGGCCGTGCCCAGTATGTGGGCATTACCGACCAAGAAGCCCTGGCCGCGTTTCATGAGTGCTGCCGCATCGAGGGCATTATGCCGGCACTGGAATCCGCGCATGCAATTGCCTATGCCACCAAGCTCGCCCCCACGCTGTCGCCCGACCAGATCATTCTGGTCAATGTCTCGGGGCGGGGCGACAAAGACATGCATACCGTTGCCGAATACAGCGGCATTACGCTTTAG
- a CDS encoding bifunctional (p)ppGpp synthetase/guanosine-3',5'-bis(diphosphate) 3'-pyrophosphohydrolase — MSHSTVVAPSDPFDADWFRAASQGLDEAGVALLQQAVDWVRLPLQQAMASTGEALDAHCAAVALILAELGSDAATRAGALLAVQPVPAGQLSRTDPLRKAFGPDVATLVQGARALLMLGAVAGRAGADSGADQKEMQRKMLLAMAADLRIVLMRLASRLQSLRWYAASRTPCPPEFARETMALYTPLANRLGIWQLKWEMEDLSFRFLQPDTYKSIARQLEEKRIEREAFIEAVMSRLQAALDDAHIRADISGRPKHIYSIWNKMRIKHLEFHQLFDLRALRVIVADERTCYAALALVHAMWIPVPEEFDDYIARPKPNGYRSLHTVVADAEGRAFEVQIRTHEMHRFAEYGMAAHWRYKEAGARGGQVSAAGADDQKISWMRQLLAWKEDGGPAPAPEAPPVSNHIYVMTPQARVLELPAGATPVDFAYLLHTDLGHRCRGARVDGQMVPLSTRLRTGQTVEIMAAKSGGPSRDWLNPQLAYLASPRARAKVRAWFNAVELQQRIAQGQTLVEKELQRLGKTAINQEHLAQQLGFARADDLYVAAAKEEFSLRQIDQAFREAEPGAPLPDAARVYASEASSVSRTGKSGVLVVGVDSLMTQLARCCRPAPPDAIEGFVTRGRGVSIHRRDCSAWAALVLRHPERCIQVDWGETGQAMYPVDLNIHAQDRPNLLRDLSEVFARLRLRVVRVTTHSRRSLAHMVFTIEVRDGAQIRQALDAVNELPGVQASRH; from the coding sequence ATGAGCCACTCTACCGTCGTAGCACCTTCTGATCCCTTCGATGCGGACTGGTTTCGGGCTGCCTCCCAGGGGCTGGACGAGGCCGGGGTAGCCTTGCTGCAGCAGGCGGTGGATTGGGTGCGTCTACCTTTGCAGCAGGCGATGGCCAGCACAGGCGAGGCCTTGGATGCGCATTGCGCCGCAGTTGCGCTGATTCTTGCCGAGCTGGGCTCGGATGCTGCCACCCGGGCGGGGGCATTGCTGGCGGTGCAGCCCGTCCCGGCGGGCCAGTTGTCCCGCACGGACCCTTTGCGCAAGGCCTTTGGCCCAGATGTCGCCACGCTGGTTCAGGGGGCGCGCGCCCTGCTGATGCTGGGGGCGGTGGCTGGGCGTGCCGGGGCGGATTCCGGGGCCGACCAAAAAGAAATGCAGCGCAAGATGCTGTTGGCCATGGCGGCGGATCTGCGCATCGTGTTGATGCGGTTGGCTTCGCGGCTGCAGTCCTTGCGCTGGTATGCCGCCAGCCGTACGCCGTGCCCCCCCGAGTTCGCCCGCGAGACCATGGCCTTATATACGCCATTGGCCAATCGCCTGGGGATCTGGCAACTGAAATGGGAAATGGAAGACCTGTCGTTCCGGTTTTTACAGCCCGATACCTATAAGTCGATTGCGCGTCAGCTCGAGGAAAAACGCATCGAGCGCGAGGCCTTCATCGAGGCGGTCATGAGCCGCCTCCAGGCGGCACTGGATGATGCGCATATCCGGGCCGACATCAGTGGCCGACCCAAACACATCTATAGCATCTGGAACAAGATGCGGATCAAGCATCTTGAATTCCACCAGCTCTTTGACCTGCGTGCCTTGCGGGTGATTGTGGCTGACGAGCGTACCTGCTACGCCGCACTGGCCCTGGTCCATGCCATGTGGATCCCTGTGCCAGAGGAATTCGACGACTATATCGCCCGCCCCAAGCCCAATGGCTATCGTTCCCTGCATACCGTGGTGGCCGATGCGGAAGGCCGGGCCTTCGAGGTGCAGATCCGCACCCACGAGATGCACCGCTTCGCCGAATACGGCATGGCCGCGCACTGGCGCTATAAAGAAGCCGGTGCCCGGGGTGGGCAGGTGTCGGCGGCAGGCGCCGATGACCAGAAGATATCCTGGATGCGCCAGTTGCTGGCCTGGAAGGAGGACGGTGGCCCGGCGCCCGCCCCCGAGGCCCCGCCCGTCAGCAACCATATTTACGTCATGACGCCCCAGGCCCGGGTGCTCGAACTCCCCGCTGGGGCGACGCCGGTGGACTTTGCCTATTTGCTGCATACCGATCTGGGGCATCGCTGCCGGGGTGCGCGGGTGGATGGCCAGATGGTGCCCTTGTCTACCCGGCTGCGTACAGGGCAGACCGTCGAGATCATGGCCGCAAAGTCCGGCGGACCTTCGCGCGATTGGCTGAATCCGCAACTGGCCTATTTGGCCAGCCCCCGGGCACGGGCCAAGGTCCGGGCCTGGTTCAATGCGGTCGAACTGCAACAGCGTATCGCCCAAGGCCAGACCCTGGTCGAAAAGGAATTGCAGCGCCTGGGCAAGACCGCCATCAATCAAGAACACTTGGCGCAGCAGCTCGGCTTTGCCCGTGCCGATGATCTTTATGTGGCCGCCGCCAAAGAAGAATTCAGCCTGCGTCAGATCGATCAGGCCTTTCGCGAAGCCGAGCCCGGCGCACCGCTGCCGGATGCGGCGCGGGTCTATGCCAGCGAGGCCAGCAGCGTATCGCGCACCGGCAAGAGCGGCGTACTGGTGGTGGGGGTGGATTCCCTGATGACACAGCTGGCGCGCTGCTGTCGCCCAGCGCCGCCCGATGCCATCGAGGGCTTTGTCACCCGGGGTCGAGGCGTGTCGATTCACCGTCGCGACTGCAGCGCCTGGGCTGCCTTGGTATTGCGTCATCCAGAACGCTGCATACAGGTGGATTGGGGCGAAACCGGCCAGGCCATGTATCCGGTCGACCTCAATATCCATGCCCAGGATCGGCCCAATTTGTTGCGCGACCTGTCCGAGGTCTTTGCCCGCTTGCGGCTGCGTGTGGTGCGGGTCACGACTCATAGCCGTCGTTCGTTGGCCCATATGGTATTCACCATCGAGGTCCGCGATGGCGCTCAGATCCGTCAGGCGCTGGATGCGGTCAACGAATTGCCCGGGGTTCAGGCCAGTCGGCATTGA
- the fdxA gene encoding ferredoxin FdxA, with translation MTHVVTENCIKCKYTDCVDVCPVDCFREGPNFLVIDPEECIDCAVCVPECPANAIFAEEDVPQDQVDYIPLNAELSPTFGPINRSLTPLDGADDWNGVADKLKYLERP, from the coding sequence ATGACCCACGTCGTCACCGAAAACTGTATTAAATGTAAATATACCGACTGCGTCGATGTCTGTCCGGTGGACTGTTTTCGCGAAGGGCCTAATTTTCTGGTCATCGACCCCGAAGAATGCATCGATTGTGCTGTCTGCGTGCCAGAATGTCCGGCCAACGCCATTTTCGCCGAAGAAGACGTCCCCCAGGATCAGGTCGATTACATCCCGCTGAACGCAGAACTTTCTCCTACTTTTGGCCCCATCAATCGTTCGCTCACCCCGCTGGATGGCGCCGACGACTGGAATGGCGTGGCTGACAAACTCAAGTATTTAGAGCGTCCCTGA
- a CDS encoding polyhydroxyalkanoate depolymerase — protein sequence MLYDLHELQRTILAPLTAFTETGSQLFSNPYSPLAYTPLSRQFAATYELAHRMGKEYEKPAWNLHTTTIDKQEVAVTEETVLAQPFCRLVHFRRDTQNQDPCILLVAPLSGHHATLLRDTVRTLLPNHDVYVTDWIDARMVPASEGTFGLDDYVHYVQTFLRHLGPDTHVISVCQPTVPVLAAVSLLASHNDPCQPRTMTMMGGPIDASKSPTQVNRLATTKSYSWFEDNLIHRVPARYPGIGRQVYPGFLQHTGFVAMNPDRHLKSHYDFYLHLLRGDDNDAEAHRRFYDEYNAVLDMPAQFYLDTIRTVFQDFRLPQGTWIIDGDLVDPTAIRHTALLTIEGELDDISGSGQTHAAQDLCKNLPDSMREAYTAAECGHYGIFSGRRWRSRIYPKISAFIRAHP from the coding sequence ATGCTGTATGACCTTCATGAACTCCAGCGCACTATTCTTGCGCCTCTGACTGCCTTTACCGAAACTGGCTCACAGCTGTTCTCCAATCCCTACAGCCCCCTAGCGTATACCCCGCTGTCGCGTCAATTCGCCGCCACCTACGAACTGGCCCACCGCATGGGCAAAGAATACGAAAAACCCGCCTGGAACCTGCACACCACAACAATCGACAAACAAGAAGTCGCCGTCACCGAAGAAACCGTCCTGGCGCAGCCCTTCTGTCGCCTGGTGCATTTCCGCCGTGACACACAAAATCAGGACCCCTGTATTTTGCTGGTGGCCCCCCTATCGGGCCACCATGCGACACTGTTGCGCGACACGGTCCGTACCCTGCTGCCCAACCACGATGTCTACGTCACCGACTGGATCGACGCCCGCATGGTGCCGGCCAGCGAAGGCACCTTTGGCTTGGACGACTACGTTCACTATGTCCAGACTTTCCTGCGCCACCTGGGACCGGATACCCACGTCATTTCCGTCTGCCAGCCCACAGTGCCGGTACTCGCTGCCGTATCGCTGCTGGCCAGCCACAACGACCCCTGCCAGCCGCGCACCATGACCATGATGGGCGGCCCGATCGACGCCAGCAAATCCCCCACCCAGGTCAATCGGCTGGCCACCACAAAATCCTACTCCTGGTTCGAGGACAACCTCATCCACCGTGTTCCCGCCCGCTACCCGGGCATAGGCCGCCAGGTCTATCCCGGGTTTCTGCAGCACACCGGCTTTGTCGCCATGAATCCGGATCGCCACCTGAAATCACACTACGATTTCTACCTGCACCTGCTGCGCGGCGACGATAACGACGCTGAGGCCCATCGCCGTTTCTACGACGAATACAACGCCGTTCTGGACATGCCAGCGCAGTTCTATCTGGACACCATTCGCACCGTATTCCAGGACTTCCGCCTACCCCAGGGCACTTGGATCATTGATGGCGACCTGGTCGACCCGACCGCCATTCGCCACACCGCCTTGCTGACCATCGAAGGCGAACTCGACGATATCTCCGGTTCCGGCCAGACGCATGCCGCCCAGGATTTGTGCAAAAACCTGCCAGACTCCATGCGTGAAGCCTACACCGCCGCCGAGTGCGGCCATTACGGGATTTTCTCCGGCCGCCGGTGGCGTTCGCGGATCTATCCTAAAATCTCCGCTTTCATCCGCGCTCACCCATAA
- a CDS encoding RnfABCDGE type electron transport complex subunit B — protein MKPTPPPSAAITGFSPAAGGVRGSILKSPLSSALTHKSSPSRTALPQTAGHAHCAALFYTGRAMSSLIDTLDALLPQTQCGQCGFDGCRPYAQAMADGQAEINRCPPGGPQTIATLAQALGRPILPLDPDCGTHQPFRVALIDEEHCIGCTLCIQACPVDAILGANQSMHTVIEDDCTGCERCVAPCPVDCISMVPAGRDWTIQDADTARVRYMARNERLQARHAEADSPAARTLANKPTLAAPTSDHDKQDRIAQALARARARRP, from the coding sequence GTGAAGCCTACACCGCCGCCGAGTGCGGCCATTACGGGATTTTCTCCGGCCGCCGGTGGCGTTCGCGGATCTATCCTAAAATCTCCGCTTTCATCCGCGCTCACCCATAAATCCAGCCCTTCTCGTACTGCCCTGCCCCAAACGGCAGGGCATGCGCATTGCGCGGCACTCTTTTACACTGGCCGTGCCATGTCTTCCCTGATCGATACGCTTGACGCCCTGCTGCCCCAGACTCAATGCGGCCAGTGCGGCTTCGACGGCTGCCGTCCCTATGCGCAGGCCATGGCCGACGGCCAGGCTGAAATCAACCGCTGCCCACCGGGCGGCCCGCAGACCATTGCTACCCTGGCCCAGGCCCTGGGTCGTCCCATCCTGCCGTTGGACCCCGACTGTGGCACCCACCAGCCGTTTCGCGTTGCCCTGATCGACGAGGAACACTGCATCGGCTGCACCCTCTGCATCCAGGCATGCCCGGTGGATGCCATTCTAGGGGCCAACCAAAGCATGCATACCGTGATCGAGGACGACTGCACAGGCTGCGAGCGCTGTGTCGCCCCCTGCCCGGTCGACTGCATCAGCATGGTGCCCGCCGGACGCGACTGGACGATACAGGACGCAGATACCGCCCGCGTGCGTTATATGGCCCGCAACGAACGCCTGCAAGCTCGTCACGCCGAAGCCGATAGCCCAGCCGCCCGCACCCTGGCCAACAAACCCACCCTGGCCGCGCCCACATCCGACCACGACAAACAAGACCGCATTGCCCAGGCTCTGGCTCGGGCACGCGCCCGACGCCCATGA